A genomic segment from Hoeflea prorocentri encodes:
- the mtaB gene encoding tRNA (N(6)-L-threonylcarbamoyladenosine(37)-C(2))-methylthiotransferase MtaB translates to MSGVDIITFGCRLNTYESQVMRGEAEKAGLNNAIVVNTCAVTGEAVRQAKQAIRRARRDNPHARIIVTGCAAQTEAAAFAEMDEVDAVLGNEEKLKSSSYRKLPDFGVSAQEKIRVNDIMSVKATAPQMVDAIEGRARAFVQVQNGCDHRCTFCIIPYGRGNSRSVPMGAVVEQVRRLVGNGYLEVVITGVDATSYGADLPGTPSLGLLARTILEQVPDLARLRLSSIDSIEADDHLMDLIANEPRFMPYLHLSLQHGDDMILKRMKRRHLRDQSIAFCNEVKSLRPGMALGADLIAGFPTETETMFENALSLVDECGLSFLHVFPFSPREGTPAARMPQLDRGLIKTRAARLREKGEEAHRRHLESMVGSAQNVLIEREGLGRSENFTLVETSGGQPGTIVPLQITGHDGQRLCGHDARAAA, encoded by the coding sequence GTGAGCGGTGTCGACATCATCACTTTCGGCTGCCGCCTCAACACCTATGAATCGCAGGTCATGCGCGGCGAGGCGGAAAAGGCCGGCCTCAACAACGCCATCGTGGTCAACACATGCGCCGTAACCGGCGAGGCCGTGCGCCAGGCAAAACAGGCAATCCGCCGCGCCCGCCGCGACAATCCCCATGCCCGCATCATCGTCACCGGCTGCGCCGCACAGACAGAGGCTGCTGCCTTTGCCGAGATGGACGAGGTCGATGCGGTTCTCGGCAATGAGGAAAAGCTGAAAAGCAGCAGCTACCGGAAACTGCCGGATTTCGGGGTGTCTGCGCAGGAAAAAATCCGCGTCAACGACATCATGAGCGTCAAGGCGACGGCCCCGCAAATGGTTGACGCCATCGAGGGACGCGCACGCGCCTTCGTTCAGGTGCAGAACGGCTGCGACCATCGCTGCACTTTCTGCATCATACCCTATGGCCGGGGCAATTCCCGCTCGGTGCCAATGGGCGCCGTGGTCGAGCAGGTGAGGCGTTTGGTCGGCAATGGCTATCTGGAAGTGGTTATCACCGGTGTCGACGCCACAAGCTATGGCGCCGATCTGCCCGGCACACCGTCACTCGGCCTTCTTGCCCGAACAATCCTAGAGCAGGTGCCCGACCTTGCCCGCCTGCGGCTGTCTTCGATCGACTCGATCGAGGCGGACGATCATCTGATGGATCTGATCGCCAACGAGCCGCGTTTCATGCCCTATCTGCATCTCTCGCTCCAGCACGGCGACGATATGATTTTGAAGCGCATGAAGCGCCGGCACCTGCGCGATCAGTCCATTGCCTTCTGCAACGAAGTCAAAAGCCTGCGGCCCGGCATGGCGCTCGGCGCCGATCTGATCGCCGGCTTTCCGACCGAAACAGAAACGATGTTCGAAAACGCCCTGTCCCTGGTCGATGAATGCGGCCTGTCATTCCTGCATGTCTTCCCGTTCTCGCCGCGTGAGGGAACGCCGGCGGCCCGCATGCCACAGCTCGACAGGGGCTTGATCAAGACCCGCGCCGCCCGGCTTCGCGAAAAGGGCGAAGAGGCTCATCGGCGTCATCTCGAGAGCATGGTCGGCAGCGCTCAAAACGTCCTGATCGAGCGCGAGGGGCTCGGACGGTCAGAAAATTTCACCCTGGTCGAGACGAGCGGCGGCCAGCCTGGCACAATCGTGCCATTGCAGATAACCGGCCATGACGGGCAACGGCTTTGCGGCCACGACGCCCGCGCGGCGGCCTGA
- the dapF gene encoding diaminopimelate epimerase, whose protein sequence is MAGMVQFAKMNGLGNEILVVDMRGRADFVLPEAAIALAGDKATAFDQIMAIHDPRIKGTDAYIDILNSDGSKAQSCGNGTRCVVQALGAETGKQIFTFQTVAGILNAREHEDGMISVDMGTPEFNWEKIPLGEEFRDTRMIELQVGPIDAPVLHSPSAVSMGNPHAVFWVDDDVNSYDLDRFGPLLESHPVFPERANISIARIRSRDELDLRTWERGAGLTRACGSAACAAAVSAARIGRTERRVTVNVPGGPLLIDWNEDNNKVTMTGPAEWEFSGQLDPSTGHWQPDAPQGENRA, encoded by the coding sequence ATGGCCGGAATGGTTCAATTCGCAAAAATGAACGGACTGGGAAACGAGATTCTCGTGGTCGATATGCGTGGCCGCGCCGATTTCGTGTTGCCTGAGGCCGCCATTGCGCTCGCAGGCGACAAGGCCACCGCCTTCGACCAGATCATGGCGATCCACGACCCGCGCATCAAGGGAACGGACGCCTATATCGACATCCTCAATTCGGACGGCTCCAAGGCACAGTCCTGCGGCAACGGTACACGATGCGTCGTTCAGGCCCTGGGCGCTGAAACCGGCAAGCAGATTTTCACCTTTCAGACCGTCGCCGGGATCCTGAATGCACGCGAACATGAAGACGGCATGATATCCGTCGACATGGGCACGCCGGAATTCAACTGGGAAAAGATTCCGCTTGGCGAGGAATTTCGCGACACCCGCATGATCGAGTTGCAGGTCGGCCCGATCGACGCGCCGGTACTGCACTCGCCATCGGCTGTCTCCATGGGCAATCCGCATGCGGTGTTCTGGGTCGACGACGATGTCAATTCCTATGATCTCGACCGCTTCGGACCGCTGCTTGAAAGCCATCCGGTCTTTCCCGAGCGGGCAAACATATCCATTGCCCGGATCCGCTCCAGGGACGAGCTTGATCTGCGCACCTGGGAACGCGGGGCAGGCCTCACCCGGGCCTGTGGATCGGCGGCTTGTGCGGCAGCTGTTTCCGCCGCACGCATCGGCAGAACCGAACGGCGCGTCACGGTCAATGTGCCGGGCGGTCCGCTTCTCATCGACTGGAACGAGGACAACAACAAGGTGACGATGACCGGCCCCGCCGAATGGGAGTTTTCCGGCCAGCTCGATCCCTCGACCGGCCATTGGCAACCCGATGCACCGCAAGGGGAGAACCGGGCGTGA
- a CDS encoding MBL fold metallo-hydrolase — protein MIMDQRNNHPDPPVSGRGGKKKPVNKYYQGPASDHFDGIRFFNPGGRPPNGLRDLLKWQFGEKRNPWPPSYESPVGDAMPDATVDGDGLRITMIGHASMLIQVAGLNILTDPVWSRRVSPFSFIGPKRINAPGIAFDRLPDIDLVLLTHNHYDHLDIGTLARLHKHHRPLVITPLGNDRIVHASVPDMQIETGDWGDALDLAGGVRIHFEPCHHWSARGSRDRRMALWAAFVLETPAGRIYHIGDTGFHDGTNYKMAFEKYGGFRLAILPIGAYEPRWFMKDHHQNPLEAVEGLELCAADHAVGHHWGTFQLTNEAIEAPLEALAAALAQKSVDPARFRTLRPGESWDIPPSTSRTGQTDGKAASGNLQ, from the coding sequence ATGATCATGGATCAAAGGAACAATCACCCCGATCCACCCGTTTCTGGACGCGGCGGCAAGAAGAAGCCTGTCAACAAATACTATCAGGGTCCGGCCTCCGACCATTTCGACGGCATCCGGTTCTTCAATCCGGGTGGCAGGCCGCCAAACGGCCTGCGTGATCTGCTAAAATGGCAGTTCGGCGAAAAGCGCAACCCGTGGCCGCCAAGCTACGAAAGCCCGGTCGGCGATGCCATGCCCGATGCCACGGTAGATGGCGACGGGTTGAGGATCACCATGATCGGGCATGCCAGCATGCTGATCCAGGTCGCGGGCCTCAATATCCTGACCGATCCGGTCTGGTCGCGGCGTGTTTCCCCTTTCTCCTTCATCGGCCCCAAACGCATCAATGCGCCCGGTATCGCTTTCGACCGCCTGCCGGATATCGATCTCGTGCTCCTGACGCATAACCACTACGATCATCTAGACATCGGGACCCTTGCGCGCCTTCACAAACACCACCGTCCCCTGGTGATCACGCCGCTTGGAAACGATCGCATCGTTCATGCGTCGGTGCCGGATATGCAGATCGAGACCGGCGATTGGGGCGATGCCCTCGATCTGGCGGGCGGCGTGCGTATCCATTTCGAACCATGCCACCATTGGTCCGCCCGCGGCAGCCGCGACCGTCGCATGGCTCTTTGGGCCGCCTTTGTTCTGGAGACGCCAGCCGGGCGCATCTACCATATCGGCGACACCGGCTTCCATGACGGCACCAACTACAAGATGGCCTTTGAAAAATATGGCGGTTTCCGCCTGGCAATCCTGCCGATCGGCGCCTATGAGCCCCGCTGGTTCATGAAGGATCACCATCAAAACCCGTTGGAGGCCGTAGAAGGACTGGAACTGTGCGCCGCCGATCATGCAGTCGGGCACCATTGGGGAACGTTTCAGCTGACCAATGAGGCGATCGAAGCGCCACTTGAGGCGTTGGCCGCCGCGCTGGCGCAGAAAAGTGTCGATCCGGCACGCTTCAGAACCCTGCGGCCCGGCGAAAGCTGGGACATTCCGCCGTCGACGTCGCGGACCGGCCAGACGGACGGCAAGGCAGCATCTGGTAATTTGCAATGA
- a CDS encoding Lrp/AsnC family transcriptional regulator, whose protein sequence is MIDNIDRKIIARLTRDGRASVETVAQAVGLSPTPTRRRIRRLEETGVIRGVRADIDAEKCGLELAIYVFIKLLNRDRKTISDFESRIMALPEVQRCDLITGPHDYILMLRLAGMTDYNRYLREVLAELPGVSGIETSVVIGKVKDRPYLPLDPV, encoded by the coding sequence ATGATCGACAATATTGACCGGAAGATAATTGCAAGGCTGACCCGCGACGGCCGGGCAAGCGTTGAAACCGTTGCACAGGCGGTCGGCCTGTCGCCCACACCGACACGCCGGCGTATCCGCCGGCTGGAAGAAACCGGTGTGATACGCGGCGTACGCGCCGACATCGATGCTGAAAAATGCGGATTGGAACTGGCGATCTACGTGTTCATCAAACTTCTGAACCGCGACCGCAAGACGATATCCGACTTTGAATCCCGGATCATGGCGCTGCCGGAGGTCCAACGCTGCGACCTCATAACCGGCCCGCACGATTATATCCTCATGCTGCGCCTGGCGGGAATGACGGATTACAACCGCTATCTGCGTGAGGTGCTGGCTGAACTGCCGGGCGTTTCCGGCATCGAGACATCAGTGGTCATCGGCAAGGTGAAGGACAGGCCCTACCTGCCGCTGGACCCGGTCTAG
- a CDS encoding cystathionine gamma-synthase family protein, with amino-acid sequence MSSKKTFRRTEIGGHELHPSTQMMSYGYEPSMSEGAVKPPVFLTSTFAFQSAEEGAAFFDVVAGRKPAPEEGGAGGLVYSRFNHPNTEIVEDRLALFDGAETALLTSSGMAAISAIFLTFLRPGDSIVHYTPLYGGTESLIGKVLPGWGIKPIPFVDGLSEGALIYTLEKAARHGPVKLLYLETPANPTNAMIDLAMARRVVDTWSKSSGHRPLIVCDNTMLGPVFQKPISLGTDICVYSLTKYVGGHSDLIAGGITGSRDVLHPVRMTRSAFGFQLDPHSSWMLARSMETMTLRMEKAADTGRRVADWLSMNTIIPCRVLHPEHNADEQARAVYDSQCSGPGSTFSFVVEDDRALAFRILNALQLFKLAVSLGGTESLVCHPASTTHSGVPPVAREAAGVSEGLVRLSVGLEQAEDLIEDLKQAFTKASNGVLSLAG; translated from the coding sequence ATGTCTTCAAAAAAAACCTTCCGCCGAACCGAAATCGGCGGTCATGAACTTCATCCGTCAACCCAGATGATGTCCTACGGCTATGAACCGTCCATGTCGGAAGGGGCTGTGAAGCCGCCGGTTTTCCTGACATCGACCTTTGCATTTCAGTCGGCGGAAGAAGGTGCGGCGTTCTTCGATGTCGTGGCGGGCCGCAAACCCGCGCCGGAGGAAGGCGGGGCCGGCGGGCTTGTCTACAGCCGTTTCAATCATCCGAATACGGAAATTGTCGAAGACAGGCTCGCATTGTTCGATGGCGCCGAGACGGCTTTGCTGACCTCATCCGGCATGGCGGCGATCAGCGCCATATTCCTGACTTTTCTGCGGCCCGGCGACTCCATCGTTCACTACACCCCGCTTTATGGCGGAACCGAATCGCTGATCGGCAAGGTGCTGCCGGGTTGGGGCATCAAGCCGATCCCCTTTGTGGACGGGCTGTCAGAAGGCGCGCTGATCTACACGCTGGAAAAGGCGGCGCGTCACGGGCCGGTGAAACTGCTTTATCTGGAGACGCCCGCCAATCCGACCAACGCAATGATCGATCTCGCAATGGCGCGCAGGGTTGTCGATACGTGGTCGAAAAGCTCCGGTCACCGGCCGCTGATTGTCTGCGACAACACCATGCTCGGGCCGGTGTTTCAAAAGCCTATTTCGCTCGGAACGGATATCTGCGTCTACTCGCTGACCAAATATGTCGGGGGGCACAGCGATCTGATCGCCGGCGGTATTACGGGTTCGAGGGATGTCTTGCATCCGGTGAGGATGACCCGCAGCGCCTTTGGGTTTCAGCTGGACCCGCATTCGTCGTGGATGCTTGCCCGCTCCATGGAGACCATGACGCTGCGCATGGAAAAGGCTGCCGACACAGGACGGCGCGTGGCTGACTGGCTTTCCATGAACACGATCATTCCATGCCGGGTTCTGCATCCCGAACACAATGCGGACGAACAGGCGCGCGCGGTCTATGACAGCCAGTGCAGCGGGCCTGGGTCGACCTTCTCATTCGTCGTCGAGGATGACCGTGCACTTGCCTTTCGCATTCTCAATGCGCTGCAGCTCTTCAAGCTGGCGGTCAGTCTCGGCGGAACGGAATCGCTTGTCTGTCATCCGGCCTCGACAACCCATTCGGGCGTGCCGCCGGTGGCGCGCGAGGCAGCCGGAGTGAGTGAAGGACTTGTCAGGCTGTCGGTTGGCCTGGAGCAGGCGGAGGATCTGATCGAGGATCTGAAGCAGGCCTTCACCAAGGCCTCAAACGGTGTTCTTTCTCTTGCTGGATGA
- a CDS encoding cupin domain-containing protein, with protein sequence MRIIDQDSQPMEEWWPGVTTRMRTSLLTGCRQLCIFDQWSAPGCGAPTHVHAVEEVIRVVDGMAKVWVNDETETLRAGQSVIIPAGCRHGFSNCGSETLHMEMTQAAPIFEATYQNKAEMALRWTDR encoded by the coding sequence ATGAGGATCATCGACCAGGATAGCCAGCCAATGGAGGAATGGTGGCCGGGCGTCACGACGCGCATGCGCACCTCACTGCTGACCGGTTGCCGTCAATTATGCATATTCGACCAATGGTCCGCCCCCGGATGCGGCGCGCCGACTCATGTCCATGCCGTTGAAGAAGTCATCCGCGTGGTCGACGGTATGGCCAAGGTCTGGGTGAACGACGAAACCGAAACCCTTAGGGCTGGGCAATCGGTCATCATACCCGCCGGATGCCGCCACGGCTTCAGCAATTGCGGCTCGGAAACGCTGCATATGGAAATGACGCAGGCCGCTCCGATTTTTGAGGCGACCTATCAGAACAAGGCTGAAATGGCACTGCGCTGGACCGATCGCTAG
- a CDS encoding adenylate/guanylate cyclase domain-containing protein, with translation MSAIELVTKQFRNTKRLDQLPKRVQEALETRERANEIMARLIQLTIVILFSVIYIVSPKTSPDEAFSPVPLVLGAYLIISVIGLIWSMRYRLPHWSVYGSILFDFGLLYSLMISFHLQYMQPASFILKAPTLLYVFIFIAIRALRFEARFVIAAGAMAAVGWGVMIFYVTRIDPGDNMLTRSYVEYLTSNSILIGAEVDKILSILLVTGVLTLVVNASKNLLVSAVTEEQAASDLSRFFDTSIASGIRQSADRLEAGEGENREAAILFVDIRGFTRTAATMEASDVMRTLSRYHSRVVPIIQECGGVIDKFMGDGIMATFSFDGDRAEASLRAVVAAERILRDADLWDTQEPALKAIGQNGIGIGIASGPVAFGAVGQENRLEITVIGSAVNHCAKLEKHNKVLGTRLIAAVDTWRDALSKGYHGGLTAEIRADSLEGIVQPQEIAVLSLKDETSPVSEDEGERIATVPAGVKPQTAPN, from the coding sequence TTGTCTGCAATAGAACTTGTCACGAAACAGTTCCGCAATACAAAGCGGCTGGACCAATTGCCAAAGCGCGTCCAAGAGGCGCTTGAAACGCGGGAACGCGCCAATGAAATCATGGCGCGCCTCATACAGCTCACCATCGTTATCCTGTTTTCGGTGATTTACATCGTCAGCCCGAAAACCAGTCCGGACGAGGCCTTTTCACCGGTTCCCCTGGTGCTCGGCGCCTATCTGATCATCAGCGTGATCGGTCTTATCTGGTCGATGCGTTACAGGCTGCCGCACTGGTCGGTCTACGGCTCCATCCTTTTCGACTTCGGACTGCTGTACAGTCTGATGATCAGTTTTCATCTTCAGTATATGCAGCCGGCATCCTTCATCCTGAAAGCGCCGACGCTGCTTTATGTGTTCATTTTCATCGCCATTCGTGCCCTGCGGTTCGAGGCGCGGTTCGTTATTGCCGCCGGTGCCATGGCAGCGGTGGGCTGGGGCGTGATGATCTTTTATGTGACGCGCATCGACCCCGGCGATAACATGCTGACGCGCTCCTATGTGGAATATCTTACTTCCAATTCCATTTTGATCGGAGCGGAGGTCGACAAGATCCTTTCTATCCTGTTGGTCACCGGTGTTTTGACGCTTGTCGTCAATGCGTCCAAGAACCTTCTGGTCAGCGCTGTGACAGAGGAGCAGGCGGCGAGCGATCTGTCGCGGTTTTTCGACACCAGCATTGCCAGCGGGATACGCCAGAGCGCCGACAGGCTGGAGGCCGGAGAGGGCGAAAACCGTGAGGCGGCGATCCTTTTTGTCGACATTCGCGGCTTCACCCGCACCGCCGCGACCATGGAAGCCTCCGACGTCATGCGTACACTGTCGCGTTATCACAGCCGTGTCGTTCCCATTATTCAGGAGTGCGGGGGTGTGATCGACAAATTCATGGGCGATGGGATCATGGCGACGTTCAGCTTTGACGGTGACCGTGCCGAGGCGTCGTTACGGGCCGTGGTTGCGGCTGAACGCATCCTTCGGGACGCCGATCTCTGGGACACCCAGGAACCGGCGCTCAAGGCGATCGGTCAAAACGGTATCGGAATAGGTATAGCATCGGGCCCCGTGGCGTTTGGGGCGGTCGGGCAGGAGAACCGTCTGGAAATCACGGTTATCGGATCGGCGGTTAATCATTGCGCCAAGCTGGAAAAACACAACAAAGTCCTGGGTACGCGCTTGATTGCAGCGGTTGATACCTGGCGGGATGCGCTTTCCAAGGGTTATCACGGCGGTCTGACAGCCGAGATAAGAGCCGACAGTCTGGAGGGCATTGTGCAGCCGCAGGAGATTGCGGTTCTGTCGCTAAAGGACGAAACGTCTCCGGTGTCGGAAGACGAGGGCGAAAGGATTGCCACCGTTCCTGCTGGCGTCAAACCTCAAACGGCTCCCAACTGA